A stretch of Lactiplantibacillus brownii DNA encodes these proteins:
- a CDS encoding DUF1634 domain-containing protein, with product MSQKDSKAKEMHQVELMIGQILRIGVVVSATVIVFGIILMLIQGGGGYPNGVQPTGFRTIFTGVLALRPFAVIMLGLFLLILTPTLRVAVSIYAFAVEKDHLYVWITTAVLIILIIASIIGYFGS from the coding sequence ATGAGTCAAAAGGATTCTAAAGCGAAAGAAATGCATCAAGTTGAACTGATGATCGGTCAGATTTTAAGAATCGGGGTCGTTGTCTCCGCCACGGTGATCGTCTTCGGGATTATTTTGATGTTGATCCAAGGCGGCGGTGGCTATCCTAATGGGGTCCAACCAACTGGTTTTAGAACTATTTTTACTGGGGTGCTTGCTTTACGGCCATTTGCAGTCATCATGTTGGGACTTTTCTTATTAATTTTGACCCCAACACTGCGAGTCGCTGTTTCGATTTACGCTTTCGCTGTGGAAAAAGATCATTTATATGTTTGGATCACGACGGCGGTCTTAATCATTTTGATCATTGCTTCTATTATCGGTTATTTTGGAAGTTAG